In a single window of the Nocardioides sp. L-11A genome:
- a CDS encoding glycosyltransferase family 4 protein — protein sequence MTLRVLQLLTQARGGPVDHAVDLALELAALGHDSHLAGPPGPHLDRAAVGGVRTHRLVVRRGVDAVGLRSAAALLGDVRPDLLHLQDRRAGLVGRALARWRGLPAVYTLHGVPDQLAGLVPGNLPMAPARRRDRLAYLTGERLLAATPRTAVVTPCEALSAYARREVGLPPTRVRTVPNGVGRAWLDAPVPGPRRTGVAAAWLGVMEPVKRVPELVRAAARVPDLDLHLVGDGPERARVESAVAGAGSADRVRLLGFRPDPVTHLRAADLLVLASAAEACPMALLQAMASGLPVVATRVGGVPEIVRDGIDGLLVDAGSEDQLVTALRTLSADAALRARMGAAARRRVIERFTAERCARALLAVYEEVG from the coding sequence ATGACCCTGCGCGTCCTCCAGCTGCTGACCCAGGCCCGCGGCGGTCCGGTCGACCATGCCGTCGACCTCGCGCTCGAGCTCGCCGCGCTCGGGCACGACAGCCACCTCGCCGGTCCGCCGGGACCCCACCTCGACCGGGCCGCGGTCGGCGGCGTGCGCACGCATCGTCTCGTCGTCCGCCGCGGCGTCGACGCCGTCGGTCTGCGCTCGGCGGCGGCGCTGCTCGGCGACGTGCGGCCCGACCTGCTGCACCTGCAGGACCGTCGCGCCGGGCTCGTCGGTCGGGCCCTCGCCCGGTGGCGTGGCCTGCCCGCGGTCTACACGCTGCACGGCGTCCCGGACCAGCTGGCCGGCCTGGTGCCGGGCAACCTGCCGATGGCCCCGGCCCGGCGCCGCGACCGGCTGGCGTATCTGACGGGCGAGCGGCTGCTGGCCGCCACCCCGCGCACGGCCGTCGTCACGCCGTGCGAGGCGCTCTCGGCGTACGCACGCCGTGAGGTCGGGCTGCCCCCGACCCGGGTCCGCACGGTCCCCAACGGCGTCGGCCGGGCCTGGTTGGACGCACCCGTTCCCGGCCCGCGGCGCACCGGCGTCGCTGCCGCCTGGCTCGGCGTGATGGAGCCGGTCAAGCGGGTGCCCGAGCTGGTCCGTGCCGCGGCCCGGGTCCCGGACCTCGACCTCCACCTGGTCGGCGACGGCCCCGAGCGCGCGCGGGTCGAGTCCGCGGTGGCCGGCGCGGGCAGCGCCGACCGCGTGCGCCTCCTCGGGTTCCGCCCGGACCCCGTGACGCACCTGCGTGCCGCGGATCTGCTGGTCCTGGCCTCCGCGGCCGAGGCCTGTCCGATGGCCCTGCTCCAGGCGATGGCCTCCGGGCTGCCTGTCGTCGCCACCCGCGTCGGCGGGGTACCCGAGATCGTCCGCGACGGCATCGACGGGTTGCTCGTCGATGCCGGCTCCGAGGACCAGCTCGTCACGGCGCTGCGGACGCTGAGCGCCGACGCCGCGCTGCGCGCCCGGATGGGGGCGGCGGCCCGCCGTCGGGTCATCGAGAGGTTCACCGCCGAGCGCTGCGCGCGTGCGCTGCTCGCCGTCTACGAGGAGGTCGGATGA